A window from Candidatus Bathyarchaeota archaeon encodes these proteins:
- a CDS encoding coproporphyrinogen III oxidase family protein: protein MKSSASEKSQPEAYEARQNWPPYTYRDYPDIKPETYQAFLEFLNTENTSGRLMELQPWISVCDSKCAFCYFPTAPTRLVQIDHYLELLKKELDMYAKTRYVKTSVFDEIVLGGGTPSVLSAEQMIDLIDFCKERFTTNKEYFIKVTGSSKTLALPKIDKLAAYGIYQMDMGAQTFDDNIRKLLCLPDSAADVERAIRHARKLDLCVCVDLMYNLPGQTMESWVATLKKAIELDVEIDAYSLHVDPGTALEKMIQTGKSPPVGDGEHEKALYLTAYKMLTDAGYKAVGHDRYSRNEWHMRENCLNGWPWGGILTTGAGCFMGYLQRFSYSNIEEIHEYMNVVSSGKLPITRLSKSDDDEMMRREMSRLYLRLPVSKKEFMEKFGKLPEDVFPKQLKNLQEKGLIEIDDKEVRITKQGEVWKGNIAWEFAANQQH from the coding sequence ATGAAATCATCTGCCTCAGAAAAAAGCCAACCAGAAGCTTATGAAGCTCGACAAAACTGGCCTCCCTACACATACAGGGATTACCCAGACATAAAACCTGAAACTTACCAAGCATTCTTAGAATTTTTAAACACAGAAAACACCAGCGGAAGACTCATGGAGTTACAACCATGGATTTCAGTCTGCGACTCAAAATGCGCCTTCTGCTACTTCCCCACTGCACCTACCCGCTTGGTCCAAATAGACCATTACCTTGAACTCCTCAAAAAAGAGCTTGATATGTACGCTAAAACACGCTACGTCAAAACCAGCGTATTCGACGAGATAGTCCTCGGCGGCGGAACCCCCAGCGTCTTATCCGCAGAACAAATGATTGACCTAATTGACTTCTGCAAAGAAAGATTCACCACAAACAAAGAATACTTCATCAAAGTCACAGGTTCTTCTAAGACTTTGGCGCTGCCAAAAATCGATAAACTCGCCGCATACGGCATCTACCAAATGGATATGGGTGCCCAAACCTTTGATGATAACATTCGAAAACTGCTCTGCCTCCCCGACAGCGCCGCAGACGTTGAAAGAGCAATTCGGCACGCCCGCAAATTGGACTTATGCGTCTGTGTAGACCTCATGTATAACCTTCCAGGGCAAACCATGGAAAGCTGGGTTGCTACACTCAAAAAAGCCATAGAGTTAGACGTAGAAATCGACGCCTACTCATTACATGTTGACCCAGGAACCGCCCTTGAAAAGATGATTCAAACAGGCAAGTCACCTCCTGTCGGAGACGGCGAACACGAAAAAGCACTATATTTAACAGCCTACAAGATGCTAACGGACGCTGGCTACAAAGCAGTCGGTCATGACCGCTACAGCCGCAACGAATGGCATATGCGCGAAAACTGCCTCAACGGCTGGCCATGGGGCGGCATCCTAACGACCGGCGCAGGTTGCTTTATGGGTTACCTGCAAAGGTTCAGCTACAGCAACATCGAAGAAATCCACGAATACATGAACGTCGTCAGCAGCGGAAAGCTCCCCATTACAAGACTATCAAAATCTGATGACGACGAGATGATGCGACGGGAAATGAGCAGGCTATATCTGCGTTTGCCAGTCAGTAAGAAAGAGTTTATGGAGAAATTCGGCAAGTTACCCGAAGATGTCTTTCCCAAACAGCTCAAGAACCTCCAAGAGAAGGGACTCATTGAGATAGACGATAAAGAAGTTCGCATCACCAAGCAGGGTGAAGTCTGGAAAGGCAACATCGCTTGGGAATTCGCTGCAAACCAGCAACACTAA
- a CDS encoding B12-binding domain-containing radical SAM protein — protein sequence MTNSRKIRALLISPPPASRWAFVDYQSPTIGLAYLAAVLQKEGHEVQVIDAPALHQTFSHITQIIGSFQPDLVGITAVSATFNSALQVAQIAKQANPKTLTVIGGPHVSIAEDQFLLQHPEVDFVVKGEGEQTILELARYAANPNASDPDGIAGISFAKNGQVTHTKSRACIQNLDNLPYPAWQLFPLIKYRLFMKIGIPMQTSRGCTSQCSFCTIPTMAGNTNRVRSPKSIVDEMQYVKANYHADYVTFTDEVFTYDKRHAIGICEEIAARRVKLPWDCQTRVDLVSPELLAQMKAANCQCINFGIESGSQQILRAMHKGTTVKQSADAIRWSKEAGLSVTVSLALGYPGETQETLMETMEFIRRTQPDDLYLFLATPFPSTQLREVVSDLGWKMSQDWNTYEMQTASFDNPDIPFDQINKAREIFYNQLYSPAYILRHAVKRTIYSQIMVENALHQLLWRIKLTWLSSNFKRFVRL from the coding sequence ATGACAAATTCACGCAAAATAAGAGCCTTGTTGATTAGTCCGCCTCCTGCGTCGCGCTGGGCATTTGTAGATTACCAAAGCCCCACCATCGGTCTTGCCTACTTAGCGGCTGTTCTACAAAAAGAGGGACATGAAGTCCAAGTGATCGACGCCCCAGCGCTGCATCAAACGTTTAGCCACATCACACAAATAATTGGGAGCTTCCAACCCGACCTTGTAGGCATAACCGCAGTATCTGCCACTTTTAACTCGGCACTCCAAGTCGCCCAAATCGCCAAACAAGCCAACCCCAAAACCCTAACGGTCATAGGCGGCCCCCATGTATCCATCGCAGAGGACCAGTTCCTTCTGCAGCACCCCGAAGTGGACTTCGTCGTCAAAGGAGAGGGCGAACAAACCATACTGGAACTGGCACGCTACGCAGCTAACCCAAACGCCAGTGACCCAGACGGCATTGCAGGAATATCTTTTGCCAAAAACGGTCAAGTAACCCACACCAAAAGCCGCGCCTGCATCCAAAACCTCGACAACTTACCGTACCCCGCATGGCAACTGTTCCCCCTAATCAAATACCGCTTGTTCATGAAAATCGGTATCCCCATGCAAACCAGCCGAGGCTGCACCAGCCAATGCAGTTTCTGCACCATCCCAACCATGGCAGGCAACACCAATCGAGTTCGCAGCCCAAAAAGCATAGTCGACGAAATGCAATACGTTAAAGCAAACTACCATGCAGACTACGTCACATTCACTGACGAGGTCTTCACTTACGATAAGCGACATGCTATAGGCATCTGCGAAGAGATTGCTGCCCGCCGTGTCAAGTTGCCATGGGATTGCCAAACCCGCGTGGATTTAGTTTCGCCAGAACTTTTAGCACAAATGAAGGCAGCTAATTGCCAATGCATTAATTTCGGCATAGAATCTGGAAGCCAACAAATTCTGCGCGCCATGCACAAAGGAACCACCGTCAAACAAAGCGCAGACGCTATTCGGTGGTCTAAGGAGGCGGGATTGTCAGTTACGGTGTCTTTGGCGTTGGGTTATCCGGGTGAAACCCAAGAAACGCTGATGGAAACTATGGAGTTCATCAGACGAACCCAGCCCGATGACCTTTACCTGTTTTTGGCGACGCCGTTCCCAAGCACCCAGCTTCGAGAGGTCGTTTCAGATTTGGGGTGGAAGATGTCGCAGGACTGGAACACCTACGAGATGCAAACCGCCAGCTTTGACAACCCCGACATACCTTTCGACCAGATAAACAAAGCTCGAGAAATCTTTTACAACCAACTCTACTCGCCAGCCTATATTCTTCGGCACGCAGTCAAACGCACGATTTATAGTCAAATCATGGTGGAGAATGCGTTGCATCAGTTGCTGTGGCGGATAAAGTTGACGTGGCTTTCGTCAAATTTCAAGAGATTCGTACGCCTATAG
- a CDS encoding PQQ-binding-like beta-propeller repeat protein yields MKPINNKTLASFIAITLLLSIAISLTMPSVSAARTEYDDMCYLALAPNAVGTGQSVIITFWCDKLPPTALGDYGDRWTFDVNIIKPDGTNETISDIESDPVGAGYTMYTPDQEGTYVIQAIMQDHTIDGGASRGAVAPGGAGWWPSGQPIANFNPVGIVFKGAVSQYEILNVTSSPVPRYNETPLPNDYWTRPVYDANRGWSSVLMGQWLNANELAQYGNGNKYNPYTTGPASSHILWTKPYFNGGLAGGVSTVNTSSADNSYYSGQSYESFSGPSIVLNGKIYWTVETNPREGFMCVDLYTGETIYFRNTTGVVGGIGTGQTSTGRIIAGAPSMGQVLTYDSPNQHGTLGYYWVTNTEGGTWTTGFGGSYTSPRWDMYDDFSGSYICSIGNLTTVTRTSDNRNVVQGATGTSAVGVDGSILRYNIVNLGTSASPQWYLQVWNTTQAIMYPFYVIHNSGSGTNTNWLWRPNLNQTYDGRYGFSANVSLSNLKLQGSTTSIRQVIPDDKLIVIYAGVNNGTASTSLPGSVYAIDLRPGSVGSILYSYNFSAPATCSDSYGQNEQYSSKGTVFGGINEQAGIFWYTDSMNRLFYIYDLANGKQLWTMPAGPQMEFYGMGTLIVYNGQLIDTGNYGGVVRAFNARTGEFLWNWSAPSVGEGETSYQYTPTSYGCLSGDGLLYLYSNEHSVNNPIRRDAMIWCVNVTSGKQVWGLTDWPSGSPILADGRLLVVDCHDMQLYCFGKGPSATTVTAPQTVPTLGSSVVITGTVTDQTQYGRRTSTGSLDFSLKGTPAIGDACMDAWMEYMFHQRPMPSDAVGVPVSLDTIDPNGNYVHIGDTTSDSAGNYGFTYTPEVPGTYQIIATFDGSNSYGPSFGTTYLAIGNEATTAPTATPQPQSMTDLYFVPAVIGIIVTIVLVGVVIVLVVRKRP; encoded by the coding sequence ATGAAACCAATAAATAACAAAACTCTAGCCTCCTTTATCGCCATCACTTTGCTGCTATCTATCGCCATCTCCCTTACTATGCCCTCAGTTTCTGCAGCCAGAACAGAATATGACGACATGTGCTATCTAGCATTAGCACCAAACGCTGTCGGCACCGGTCAAAGTGTAATCATCACTTTCTGGTGTGACAAACTCCCACCAACCGCCTTAGGCGACTATGGTGACCGTTGGACTTTTGATGTAAACATCATCAAACCTGACGGAACAAACGAAACTATCTCCGACATTGAATCTGACCCCGTCGGCGCAGGCTACACAATGTACACACCCGATCAAGAAGGAACCTACGTCATCCAAGCTATAATGCAAGACCACACCATCGACGGCGGCGCCAGCAGAGGCGCAGTTGCACCCGGCGGTGCAGGATGGTGGCCTTCCGGTCAACCAATCGCTAACTTTAACCCCGTAGGCATTGTCTTTAAAGGCGCTGTAAGCCAATACGAAATCCTCAACGTGACTTCATCTCCAGTACCACGCTACAATGAAACTCCACTTCCAAACGACTACTGGACTCGCCCCGTCTATGATGCAAACAGAGGTTGGTCCTCAGTCCTTATGGGACAATGGTTGAATGCTAACGAACTTGCACAATACGGCAACGGTAACAAATACAACCCCTACACCACAGGTCCAGCAAGTTCACACATTCTATGGACTAAACCATACTTTAACGGTGGTCTTGCAGGCGGTGTCTCAACAGTAAACACTTCTAGCGCTGACAACTCTTACTACAGCGGTCAGTCCTACGAAAGCTTTAGCGGTCCATCCATCGTTCTAAACGGTAAAATCTACTGGACGGTCGAAACAAACCCCCGCGAAGGCTTCATGTGCGTTGATCTCTACACTGGTGAAACAATCTACTTCCGCAACACTACAGGCGTCGTTGGCGGCATAGGCACTGGACAAACAAGTACTGGACGCATAATTGCAGGTGCACCCTCAATGGGGCAAGTCTTAACTTATGACTCTCCTAACCAACACGGCACTCTTGGCTACTACTGGGTAACCAACACTGAAGGCGGAACATGGACAACTGGATTTGGCGGATCATACACAAGTCCACGTTGGGATATGTACGATGACTTCTCTGGTAGCTACATCTGTAGCATAGGTAACCTAACGACAGTAACCCGAACTTCTGACAACCGAAACGTAGTTCAAGGCGCAACAGGAACCTCCGCAGTCGGCGTTGACGGCAGTATACTGCGCTACAACATTGTCAACTTAGGCACATCAGCCTCCCCGCAATGGTACCTACAAGTATGGAACACAACACAAGCTATCATGTATCCATTCTACGTAATCCACAACAGCGGTTCAGGCACTAACACTAACTGGCTATGGAGACCTAACCTCAACCAAACATACGACGGTCGCTATGGCTTCTCAGCAAACGTGAGCTTATCCAACCTTAAACTTCAAGGTTCAACCACTAGTATTCGACAGGTTATCCCTGACGATAAACTCATCGTTATCTACGCGGGTGTTAACAACGGCACAGCAAGTACTTCTCTTCCAGGCAGCGTATATGCTATCGACCTAAGACCTGGAAGTGTAGGAAGCATCCTATACAGCTATAACTTCTCCGCGCCAGCAACTTGCAGTGACTCATACGGACAGAACGAGCAATACAGTAGCAAAGGCACAGTTTTCGGAGGCATTAACGAACAAGCCGGTATCTTCTGGTACACTGACTCTATGAACAGACTCTTCTACATCTACGACCTTGCAAACGGTAAACAACTCTGGACCATGCCCGCAGGACCCCAAATGGAATTCTACGGTATGGGTACCTTGATTGTTTACAACGGACAACTAATAGACACAGGCAACTACGGCGGTGTCGTCCGCGCATTTAACGCAAGAACTGGTGAGTTCCTTTGGAACTGGTCAGCTCCAAGCGTCGGCGAAGGCGAAACCTCCTATCAGTATACACCCACTTCCTACGGTTGTCTCTCAGGCGACGGTTTACTCTACCTCTACTCAAACGAACACTCTGTCAACAACCCAATCCGACGCGATGCAATGATTTGGTGTGTTAACGTTACCAGCGGTAAACAAGTCTGGGGTCTAACTGATTGGCCAAGCGGTTCTCCAATCTTAGCAGACGGACGCCTACTCGTGGTTGATTGCCACGATATGCAACTCTACTGCTTCGGTAAAGGACCCAGCGCAACTACAGTTACAGCTCCGCAGACTGTTCCAACCTTAGGCTCAAGTGTCGTTATCACAGGCACTGTCACAGACCAAACACAATACGGCAGACGTACCTCCACTGGCAGTCTTGACTTTTCACTTAAGGGCACTCCAGCAATCGGCGATGCATGCATGGATGCTTGGATGGAATACATGTTCCACCAGCGACCAATGCCCTCTGATGCAGTCGGTGTTCCAGTCAGCTTAGATACCATTGACCCCAACGGCAACTACGTCCACATCGGCGACACAACCAGCGACTCAGCAGGCAACTACGGTTTCACATACACCCCAGAAGTTCCAGGTACCTACCAAATCATCGCTACATTCGACGGCTCCAACTCATACGGCCCATCATTCGGAACCACATACTTAGCAATCGGCAACGAAGCAACAACCGCTCCAACAGCAACACCACAACCACAATCCATGACTGACCTATACTTCGTTCCAGCCGTTATCGGTATCATCGTCACTATAGTCTTAGTTGGCGTTGTTATCGTACTGGTAGTCCGCAAACGTCCATAA
- a CDS encoding AsnC family transcriptional regulator, with amino-acid sequence MQKTNKLDEIDAKILQTLLKDSRTSYTAIAKNCNLSVTAVKRRHERLKKIGVINDEIMLVNPYSLGFKCIVDLGIITTVENEQEVVQFLNSKPYICGASGNFGRYNVHAFIVLTDTEKLSSILAEIETNPKVLIIDSLIWAEPINMDHPENLIIKPLKQAQTGLKPLEVNQNTENLDETDRQITALLAQNARKPFREIAKQLGISPKNVIYRYNRLRGKVLTKATISIDLNKIGYLALAHVFIKVSNRSKMQQIVDKIFRIPNLIVAIRLIGPYDVRALVAIENFDDLFEVTENFRKIRGIEKADTYLYRSFCRWPLNLFASLLWTKGQIHPFLPEAQIQTEEQQHSAAA; translated from the coding sequence ATGCAAAAAACAAACAAACTCGACGAAATCGATGCGAAAATTTTACAAACGCTCCTTAAAGACTCTAGGACCAGCTATACAGCAATAGCTAAAAACTGCAACTTATCAGTCACCGCCGTAAAAAGACGCCATGAACGCCTCAAAAAAATCGGCGTGATAAATGATGAAATCATGCTGGTTAATCCCTACAGTTTAGGTTTCAAATGTATTGTTGACTTAGGAATTATAACCACTGTAGAAAATGAGCAGGAAGTTGTACAATTCCTCAACAGCAAACCCTACATCTGCGGTGCCTCAGGCAACTTTGGAAGATACAACGTTCATGCATTCATAGTACTTACCGACACGGAAAAACTATCAAGCATCCTCGCAGAAATTGAGACCAACCCAAAAGTTCTCATTATAGACAGCCTCATCTGGGCAGAACCAATAAACATGGATCACCCCGAGAACTTAATAATTAAACCACTAAAACAAGCTCAAACAGGCCTAAAGCCACTTGAAGTTAACCAAAACACCGAAAATTTAGACGAGACAGACAGACAAATTACAGCGTTACTCGCACAGAACGCTCGAAAGCCCTTCCGAGAAATCGCCAAGCAACTGGGCATTTCGCCTAAAAACGTGATTTACAGGTATAACCGGCTTAGAGGAAAAGTGTTGACCAAAGCAACAATATCTATTGATTTGAATAAAATCGGCTATTTAGCTTTGGCACACGTTTTTATCAAGGTTTCCAACCGAAGCAAGATGCAACAAATAGTTGATAAAATCTTTAGAATACCAAACTTGATTGTGGCAATCAGATTGATTGGACCATATGATGTTAGGGCTTTGGTGGCTATTGAGAATTTTGATGATCTGTTTGAGGTTACAGAGAATTTCCGAAAAATAAGAGGTATTGAAAAAGCAGACACATATTTGTATAGGTCATTTTGCAGGTGGCCACTTAACTTATTTGCTTCTCTGCTTTGGACAAAGGGGCAAATTCACCCGTTCCTACCAGAGGCACAAATTCAAACCGAAGAACAACAACATTCTGCCGCCGCCTAA
- a CDS encoding radical SAM protein, whose translation MAKKGPLLMTSWRSTGACNARCAYCNVDATGKHAERELTTQEAMKLVDEVHNFGVRWFGIKGGEPLMRPDIFEIVKYAKSLGLNVCLLTNGCFVDGAIYDNLVKYQVWTSVSIDGPEEINDKLRGKGSYQKALAAIKKLSEGKILNGLAAAITKINYQHLDHVAELAEKYHANFVWYNHLVPSGRAKETQDLSPTPEQLEWTLNHIWDLTEKYEGKFEIHVHCPHYARVVKQRNISNFDEWYEHKYHGKCTYFAFGGYLSVTENGDLIPCFYTDLRPSEPMMLGNIRQKGLTKAWDEVQKSAYYRSFQNRNLLKGKCGVCEYRELCGGCRNRAYAYTGDIYGEDGACAYVPEALRKKEKP comes from the coding sequence ATGGCAAAGAAAGGTCCTTTACTTATGACTTCTTGGCGGTCAACCGGCGCCTGCAACGCTCGTTGCGCATACTGCAACGTCGATGCCACCGGAAAACATGCCGAGAGAGAATTAACAACCCAAGAAGCTATGAAATTAGTGGATGAGGTGCACAATTTCGGCGTTAGATGGTTCGGAATCAAAGGTGGCGAACCATTGATGCGACCAGACATCTTTGAAATCGTGAAATACGCCAAAAGCTTGGGGTTAAATGTATGCCTCTTAACTAACGGCTGCTTTGTTGATGGCGCCATCTACGATAATTTGGTGAAATATCAGGTTTGGACGTCTGTTAGCATTGATGGCCCTGAAGAAATAAATGACAAACTACGTGGAAAAGGCTCATACCAGAAAGCCCTAGCGGCCATCAAAAAATTATCCGAAGGCAAAATCCTCAACGGTCTAGCCGCAGCAATCACAAAAATCAACTATCAACATTTAGACCACGTCGCAGAATTAGCTGAAAAGTATCATGCCAACTTTGTGTGGTACAACCATTTGGTTCCAAGCGGCAGAGCAAAAGAAACCCAAGACCTATCCCCAACGCCTGAACAGTTAGAATGGACATTAAACCACATCTGGGATTTAACAGAGAAATATGAGGGCAAATTCGAAATCCACGTTCACTGTCCTCACTATGCACGGGTGGTCAAGCAACGCAATATCTCCAACTTTGACGAATGGTACGAACACAAATACCACGGAAAATGCACCTATTTTGCATTTGGCGGATATCTCAGCGTAACAGAAAACGGCGACCTAATACCCTGCTTCTACACCGACCTCCGCCCCTCGGAACCCATGATGCTAGGAAACATTCGACAAAAAGGCCTAACTAAAGCGTGGGATGAAGTCCAAAAATCAGCGTACTATCGAAGCTTCCAAAACAGAAACTTGCTTAAGGGCAAATGTGGAGTCTGCGAATACCGCGAGCTTTGCGGGGGATGCCGAAACAGAGCCTACGCCTATACTGGCGACATCTACGGTGAAGACGGCGCATGCGCCTATGTACCTGAGGCACTTCGTAAAAAAGAAAAACCTTAA
- a CDS encoding PQQ-binding-like beta-propeller repeat protein, whose translation MHISKKQASSIALVTLMVASLAIVLTTQPATAHNPAYNLNTYTYVFPSQPVVGVGQEILIQMYLNANPPTAYGSMGDRWTFYLTITDPEGNNETKGPITSDPVGGAFIVYTPTKTGVYTVQASFPGATLTGEPGQTNSIYVGDIYAPSTSRPNTFTVQEEPISHYQETPLPTDYWTRPVYDTNRGWGNVAMGQWLGGPSYENMRATGIPNTQGVASSHILWTAPYWTGGIMGGFDDTSYYNGIAYEGFSSPIVVLEGKAYYSVQNPPRQGWYCIDLYTGETIYFENNTIGNAAIPTFGQVLNYDSPNQHGGFSYLWRTSGVTLPAGKTSVGSTWEMLDGYSGKSICKIANVTQPLIVNGQPVLAPGWFGMMMPVSTGASGTQFRDVIGSVCYLNFVNLGNTTNPNYYMQIWNSTQAIWWRPSYGVAYPATLPNGTTNLPNTATSDNAYWFWRPGSVNVGMSSSDYGAVYDGLNGYTMNISVASIGSGSVQSVVPDKHVVVAYGGQNDGRGNIPGFVRLYSLAPGSWGTVTKDVSFTAPKASDNFPNATNGGGVSLGGVSVDDDVFWFTEKVTGKMWMYSLTTGKEIWTYTEPNQFAFYGMTINVHNGKAYSYGSYGVLDCFDATSGDLLWNYTAPFLGNLETQGLEYTPLSLVFFVDDAATGQHYLYMHGSTGWAGETVPIRRDGSIICIDADSGEQVWRLTAYPNTANNALSKVVISDNRMLYLDNHDNQIYCLGKGPSATTVSAPQLSPMLGQTVTLTGTVTDQSAYGRHNVNGDLDFSLKGTPAIGDSSMDSWMEYMFHQRPKPTDAVGVEVSLDTIDPNGNYVHIGNVTSDSSGNFGFSYTPEVPGIYQIIATFAGSNSYGPSSSTTYLTVSETQATQTPEPTVQPDSVADMYLLPATISIIVAIAIATVVIVLALRKRP comes from the coding sequence ATGCATATATCAAAAAAGCAAGCTAGCTCTATAGCTTTAGTCACCCTCATGGTGGCTTCCCTCGCAATTGTCTTGACAACTCAACCTGCCACAGCACACAACCCTGCATATAACCTCAACACGTACACCTACGTCTTTCCAAGTCAACCCGTAGTTGGCGTAGGCCAAGAAATCCTCATACAAATGTACCTAAACGCTAACCCACCCACAGCATACGGTTCGATGGGTGACCGCTGGACGTTCTACTTAACAATCACCGACCCTGAAGGAAACAACGAAACCAAAGGACCCATAACCTCCGACCCAGTGGGCGGCGCATTCATCGTTTACACCCCCACCAAAACAGGCGTTTACACTGTTCAAGCAAGCTTCCCCGGTGCAACCTTAACTGGCGAACCTGGTCAAACAAACAGCATCTATGTCGGCGACATCTACGCACCCAGCACAAGCAGACCCAACACTTTCACCGTACAAGAAGAACCCATATCCCACTATCAAGAAACCCCCCTACCAACTGACTACTGGACTCGCCCAGTCTACGATACTAACCGTGGATGGGGTAACGTCGCAATGGGTCAATGGTTAGGCGGACCCTCCTACGAAAACATGCGCGCAACTGGCATCCCTAATACCCAAGGCGTAGCCAGCAGCCACATCCTTTGGACAGCACCCTACTGGACCGGCGGTATCATGGGCGGATTCGATGACACAAGCTACTACAACGGCATCGCATACGAAGGCTTCTCCAGTCCCATAGTTGTCCTAGAAGGCAAAGCATACTATTCCGTACAGAACCCACCAAGACAGGGCTGGTACTGTATCGACCTCTACACAGGCGAAACCATCTACTTCGAAAACAACACCATAGGAAATGCTGCCATACCCACGTTCGGCCAAGTCCTCAACTACGACTCACCCAACCAACACGGCGGTTTCTCATACCTCTGGCGAACCTCAGGCGTAACCCTCCCCGCTGGAAAAACAAGTGTGGGCTCAACATGGGAAATGCTTGACGGATACTCTGGAAAATCCATATGCAAAATCGCAAACGTAACCCAACCCCTGATTGTAAACGGACAACCAGTATTAGCTCCCGGATGGTTCGGCATGATGATGCCCGTCTCCACGGGTGCCTCTGGTACACAATTCCGAGATGTAATCGGAAGCGTATGCTACCTCAACTTCGTGAACCTAGGAAACACAACTAACCCCAACTATTACATGCAAATTTGGAACTCCACTCAAGCAATCTGGTGGAGACCCTCCTATGGCGTAGCTTACCCAGCAACACTCCCTAATGGCACAACCAACCTCCCCAACACTGCGACTTCAGATAACGCATACTGGTTCTGGAGACCCGGCTCAGTAAATGTTGGCATGTCCTCCTCGGACTACGGTGCAGTCTATGACGGCCTCAATGGTTACACAATGAACATCTCTGTTGCAAGCATCGGCAGCGGCTCTGTCCAATCTGTTGTACCTGACAAACATGTCGTTGTTGCATACGGCGGACAAAACGACGGTAGAGGAAACATACCTGGCTTTGTTAGACTCTACAGCTTAGCACCCGGCTCATGGGGAACTGTAACAAAAGATGTCAGCTTCACCGCGCCAAAAGCCTCAGATAACTTCCCCAACGCAACCAACGGCGGAGGCGTATCCTTAGGCGGCGTTTCAGTAGATGACGACGTCTTCTGGTTCACTGAAAAAGTAACCGGAAAAATGTGGATGTATAGCCTCACAACTGGCAAAGAGATCTGGACCTACACTGAACCCAACCAATTTGCCTTCTACGGAATGACCATAAACGTTCACAACGGCAAAGCCTACTCTTACGGCTCCTATGGTGTATTGGACTGCTTTGATGCAACCTCCGGTGACTTACTCTGGAACTACACCGCACCCTTCTTGGGCAACCTAGAAACTCAAGGACTTGAATACACACCCCTTAGCTTAGTCTTCTTCGTAGACGACGCTGCAACTGGACAACACTACCTCTACATGCACGGCTCAACTGGTTGGGCAGGTGAAACAGTCCCAATTAGACGCGACGGCTCAATCATATGTATCGATGCAGACAGCGGCGAACAAGTCTGGCGACTAACCGCATACCCCAACACAGCAAACAACGCCCTCTCTAAAGTTGTAATCTCTGACAACCGCATGTTATACCTAGACAACCACGATAACCAAATCTACTGTTTAGGCAAAGGACCCAGCGCAACCACCGTTTCCGCGCCCCAACTCTCTCCAATGTTAGGCCAAACTGTAACCCTTACAGGTACGGTTACTGACCAGTCAGCGTACGGTAGGCACAACGTTAATGGCGACTTAGACTTTTCACTCAAAGGCACCCCCGCAATCGGCGACTCAAGCATGGATTCCTGGATGGAATACATGTTCCACCAGCGACCAAAACCAACTGATGCAGTGGGCGTTGAAGTCAGTTTAGACACCATTGACCCCAACGGCAACTATGTCCACATCGGCAACGTAACAAGTGACAGCAGCGGCAACTTTGGCTTTTCCTATACGCCCGAAGTTCCTGGTATCTACCAGATTATCGCTACCTTTGCAGGCTCTAACTCGTATGGTCCATCCTCTTCAACAACATATCTAACCGTCAGTGAAACGCAAGCAACCCAAACACCTGAACCTACCGTGCAACCCGATTCTGTAGCTGACATGTATCTGTTGCCCGCAACAATCAGCATAATCGTCGCAATCGCTATTGCTACTGTTGTTATAGTTTTGGCGCTTCGAAAGCGTCCATGA